From Oryza brachyantha chromosome 9, ObraRS2, whole genome shotgun sequence, a single genomic window includes:
- the LOC102707798 gene encoding uncharacterized protein LOC102707798 yields MSVEILDGKTIRSFVEDESAFNSSVDGRFAALDTNRDGLLSYSEMAKELMSLRVLEKHFGVDEAAMSSDELVELYRGLYARFDHDGNGTVDLEEFRAEMKEVMLAVANGLGFLPVQMVVEEGSFIKVAVDRELAKAA; encoded by the coding sequence ATGAGTGTAGAAATCCTCGACGGCAAGACCATCCGCAGCTTCGTCGAGGACGAGAGCGCCTTCAACTCCTCCGTCGACGGCCGGTTCGCCGCGCTTGACACCAACCGTGATGGCCTCCTCTCCTACTCGGAGATGGCCAAGGAGCTCATGAGCCTCAGGGTTCTTGAGAAGCACTTTGGTGTCGATGAGGCTGCCATGAGCTCCGACGAGCTCGTGGAGCTGTACCGTGGCCTGTATGCGCGGTTCGACCACGATGGCAACGGCACCGTCGACCTGGAGGAGTTCCGGGCTGAGATGAAGGAGGTgatgctcgccgtcgccaatgGCCTCGGGTTCCTGCCGGTGCAGATGGTGGTTGAGGAAGGCAGCTTCATCAAGGTGGCTGTCGACAGGGAGCTGGCCAAGGCAGCCTGA
- the LOC102702595 gene encoding bifunctional peptidase and (3S)-lysyl hydroxylase Jmjd7, with protein MERAVRELWAESRDLLGLHSPDAAAVPRAEMPPTPLAFLRDHVSPGRPLLVSSAATRHWPAASLWPTESYLADALRSTAVSLHLTPDGRADALAPHPRCASAKCFASAHVRQVDFPAAVRLIRSSDPGSGLVAYAQQQDDCLRGEYAAVAGDVDAHVPWASEALGCLPEAVNLWIGSACSQTSFHKDHYDNIYVVVSGEKHFLLLPPTEHHRLYVRDYPAARYVAEPEGEGDPTLKLELEEPERIVPWSSVDPYPPSPEETAAQVSSFPLYFEGPRPIHCTVRAGEMLYLPSMWFHHVSQSPGPNGLTIAVNYWYDMQFDIKYAYFNFLRSFEINGSKRIDAPEGDLEETTD; from the coding sequence ATGGAGCGCGCGGTGCGGGAGCTGTGGGCGGAGTCGCGCGACCTGCTGGGCCTCCactcgccggacgccgccgcggtgccCCGCGCCGAGATGCCCCCGACGCCGCTCGCGTTCCTCCGCGACCACGTCTCGCCGGGCCGCCCGCTCCTCgtgtcctccgccgccacgcggCACTGGCCGGCCGCCTCGCTCTGGCCCACGGAGTCctacctcgccgacgcgctccgctccaccgccgtCTCTCTCCACCTCACCCCTGACGGCCGCGCCGACGCCCTCGCCCCGCACCCGCGCTGCGCCAGCGCCAAGTGCTTCGCCTCCGCGCACGTCCGCCAGGTCGACTTCCCCGCGGCCGTCCGCCTCATCCGGAGCTCCGACCCGGGCTCCGGCCTGGTGGCTTACGCGCAGCAGCAGGACGACTGCCTGCGCGGGGAGTacgcggccgtcgccggcgacgtggaCGCGCACGTGCCCTGGGCCAGCGAGGCGCTCGGCTGCCTCCCCGAGGCCGTCAACCTCTGGATCGGCAGCGCCTGCTCCCAGACCTCCTTCCACAAGGACCACTACGACAACATCtacgtcgtcgtctccggcgagaAGCATTTCCTCCTCTTGCCTCCCACCGAGCACCACCGCCTCTACGTCCGCGACTACCCCGCCGCCCGCTACGTCGCGGAGCCGGAAGGGGAGGGGGACCCGACGCTTAAGCTGGAGTTGGAAGAGCCCGAGAGGATCGTGCCATGGAGCAGCGTTGACCCCtacccgccgtcgccggaggagACGGCCGCGCAGGTGTCATCCTTCCCGCTCTACTTCGAGGGTCCGAGGCCGATACACTGCACGGTGCGCGCCGGCGAGATGCTCTACTTGCCGAGCATGTGGTTTCACCATGTGAGCCAGAGCCCCGGGCCGAATGGGCTCACCATTGCAGTGAACTACTGGTATGATATGCAGTTTGATATCAAGTATGCATACTTCAACTTCTTGAGATCGTTTGAGATCAATGGTTCGAAAAGGATCGATGCTCCGGAAGGCGACCTTGAGGAGACGACCGATTGA